From the genome of Capricornis sumatraensis isolate serow.1 chromosome 17, serow.2, whole genome shotgun sequence, one region includes:
- the PLRG1 gene encoding pleiotropic regulator 1 isoform X3: protein MVEEVQKHSVHTLVFRSLKRTHDMFVADNGKPVPLDEESHKRKMAIKLRNEYGPVLHMPTSKENLKEKVPQSASDSYGHKQYPANQGQEVEYLVTGVALTADTKIQRMPSESAAQSLAVALPASQARADANRPVPTGGEYRHPGAPDRAQPAGMRSVVMEGGNAKNSALMAKKAPTMPKPQWHPPWKLYRVISGHLGWVRCIAVEPGNQWFVTGSADRTIKIWDLASGKLKLSLTGHISTVRGVIVSTRSPYLFSCGEDKQVKCWDLEYNKVIRHYHGHLSAVYGLDLHPTIDVLVTCSRDSTARIWDVRTKASVHTLSGHTNAVATVRCQAAEPQIITGSHDTTIRLWDLVAGKTRVTLTNHKKSVRAVVLHPRHYTFASGSPDNIKQWKFPDGSFIQNLSGHNAIINTLTVNSDGVLVSGADNGTMHLWDWRTGYNFQRVHAAVQSGSLDSESGIFACAFDQSESRLLTAEADKTIKVYKEDDTATEETHPVSWKPEIIKRKRF from the exons ATGGTCGAG GAGGTGCAGAAGCATTCTGTACACACGCTTGTGTTCAGGTCGTTGAAGAGAACCCATGACATGTTTGTGGCTGATAATGGAAAACCTGTGCCTTTGGATGAAGAGAG tcaCAAACGGAAAATGGCAATCAAGCTACGTAATGAATATGGTCCTGTGTTGCATATGCCTACTTccaaagaaaatcttaaagagaaaGTCCCTCAGAGTGCATCAGATTCATATGGACACAAACAGTACCCTGCCAATCAAG GACAAGAAGTTGAATATTTGGTGACAG GGGTTGCTTTGACAGCAGACACTAAGATCCAAAGAATGCCAAGTGAATCAGCTGCACAGTCCTTAGCTGTGGCATTACCTGCTTCTCAAGCCAG AGCTGATGCAAATCGTCCTGTGCCTACTGGAGGTGAATACCGACACCCCGGGGCTCCTGACCGCGCGCAGCCTGCGGGG ATGCGAAGT GTTGTTATGGAGGGTGGCAATGCCAAGAACTCTGCACTGATGGCTAAAAAAGCCCCTACAATGCCAAAACCCCAGTGGCACCCACCGTGGAAACTCTACAGA GTGATCAGTGGGCATCTTGGCTGGGTTCGATGTATTGCTGTGGAACCTGGAAATCAGTGGTTTGTTACTGGATCTGCTGACAGAACTATAAAG ATCTGGGACTTAGCTAGTGGCAAGTTGAAACTCTCATTAACTGGGCACATAAGCACGGTACGTGGTGTGATAGTGAGCACGAGGAGCCCGTACCTGTTCTCCTGTGGAGAAGACAAGCAAGTCAAATGCTGGGATCTCGAGTATAATAAG GTTATAAGGCACTATCATGGACATCTGAGTGCCGTGTACGGCTTGGATTTGCACCCGACCATCGATGTGCTGGTGACCTGTAGCCGAGACTCAACCGCACGG ATTTGGGATGTGAGAACTAAAGCCAGTGTACACACATTATCTGGACATACTAATGCGGTGGCTACAGTGAGGTGTCAGGCTGCGGAACCACAGATTATCACTG GAAGCCATGATACTACAATACGATTATGGGATTTGGTGGCTGGAAAAACAAGAGTCACATTAACAAATCACAAAAAATCAGTCAGAGCTGTGGTTTTACATCCAAGACA ttACACATTTGCATCTGGTTCTCCAGATAACATAAAACAGTGGAAATTCCCCGATGGAAGTTTCATTCAAAATCTTTCTGGTCACAATGCTATTATTAACACATTGACAGTAAATTCTGATGGAGTGCTTGTATCTGGAG CTGACAATGGCACTATGCATCTCTGGGACTGGAGAACTGGCTACAATTTCCAGAGGGTTCATGCAGCAGTGCAGTCTGGGTCTTTGGACAGTGAGTCAGGAATATTTGCTTGTGCTTTTGATCAGTCTGAAAGTCGATTACTAACTGCTGAAGCTGATAAAACCATAAAAGTGTACAAAGAGGATGATACAGCG acAGAAGAAACTCATCCAGTCAGCTGGAAGCCAGAAATTATTAAGAGAAAGAGATTTTGA
- the PLRG1 gene encoding pleiotropic regulator 1 isoform X1: MVEEVQKHSVHTLVFRSLKRTHDMFVADNGKPVPLDEESHKRKMAIKLRNEYGPVLHMPTSKENLKEKVPQSASDSYGHKQYPANQVGQEVEYLVTGTHPYPPGPGVALTADTKIQRMPSESAAQSLAVALPASQARADANRPVPTGGEYRHPGAPDRAQPAGAVVMEGGNAKNSALMAKKAPTMPKPQWHPPWKLYRVISGHLGWVRCIAVEPGNQWFVTGSADRTIKIWDLASGKLKLSLTGHISTVRGVIVSTRSPYLFSCGEDKQVKCWDLEYNKVIRHYHGHLSAVYGLDLHPTIDVLVTCSRDSTARIWDVRTKASVHTLSGHTNAVATVRCQAAEPQIITGSHDTTIRLWDLVAGKTRVTLTNHKKSVRAVVLHPRHYTFASGSPDNIKQWKFPDGSFIQNLSGHNAIINTLTVNSDGVLVSGADNGTMHLWDWRTGYNFQRVHAAVQSGSLDSESGIFACAFDQSESRLLTAEADKTIKVYKEDDTATEETHPVSWKPEIIKRKRF, from the exons ATGGTCGAG GAGGTGCAGAAGCATTCTGTACACACGCTTGTGTTCAGGTCGTTGAAGAGAACCCATGACATGTTTGTGGCTGATAATGGAAAACCTGTGCCTTTGGATGAAGAGAG tcaCAAACGGAAAATGGCAATCAAGCTACGTAATGAATATGGTCCTGTGTTGCATATGCCTACTTccaaagaaaatcttaaagagaaaGTCCCTCAGAGTGCATCAGATTCATATGGACACAAACAGTACCCTGCCAATCAAG TAGGACAAGAAGTTGAATATTTGGTGACAGGTACACATCCATATCCACCAGGACCTG GGGTTGCTTTGACAGCAGACACTAAGATCCAAAGAATGCCAAGTGAATCAGCTGCACAGTCCTTAGCTGTGGCATTACCTGCTTCTCAAGCCAG AGCTGATGCAAATCGTCCTGTGCCTACTGGAGGTGAATACCGACACCCCGGGGCTCCTGACCGCGCGCAGCCTGCGGGGGCG GTTGTTATGGAGGGTGGCAATGCCAAGAACTCTGCACTGATGGCTAAAAAAGCCCCTACAATGCCAAAACCCCAGTGGCACCCACCGTGGAAACTCTACAGA GTGATCAGTGGGCATCTTGGCTGGGTTCGATGTATTGCTGTGGAACCTGGAAATCAGTGGTTTGTTACTGGATCTGCTGACAGAACTATAAAG ATCTGGGACTTAGCTAGTGGCAAGTTGAAACTCTCATTAACTGGGCACATAAGCACGGTACGTGGTGTGATAGTGAGCACGAGGAGCCCGTACCTGTTCTCCTGTGGAGAAGACAAGCAAGTCAAATGCTGGGATCTCGAGTATAATAAG GTTATAAGGCACTATCATGGACATCTGAGTGCCGTGTACGGCTTGGATTTGCACCCGACCATCGATGTGCTGGTGACCTGTAGCCGAGACTCAACCGCACGG ATTTGGGATGTGAGAACTAAAGCCAGTGTACACACATTATCTGGACATACTAATGCGGTGGCTACAGTGAGGTGTCAGGCTGCGGAACCACAGATTATCACTG GAAGCCATGATACTACAATACGATTATGGGATTTGGTGGCTGGAAAAACAAGAGTCACATTAACAAATCACAAAAAATCAGTCAGAGCTGTGGTTTTACATCCAAGACA ttACACATTTGCATCTGGTTCTCCAGATAACATAAAACAGTGGAAATTCCCCGATGGAAGTTTCATTCAAAATCTTTCTGGTCACAATGCTATTATTAACACATTGACAGTAAATTCTGATGGAGTGCTTGTATCTGGAG CTGACAATGGCACTATGCATCTCTGGGACTGGAGAACTGGCTACAATTTCCAGAGGGTTCATGCAGCAGTGCAGTCTGGGTCTTTGGACAGTGAGTCAGGAATATTTGCTTGTGCTTTTGATCAGTCTGAAAGTCGATTACTAACTGCTGAAGCTGATAAAACCATAAAAGTGTACAAAGAGGATGATACAGCG acAGAAGAAACTCATCCAGTCAGCTGGAAGCCAGAAATTATTAAGAGAAAGAGATTTTGA
- the PLRG1 gene encoding pleiotropic regulator 1 isoform X2: MVEEVQKHSVHTLVFRSLKRTHDMFVADNGKPVPLDEESHKRKMAIKLRNEYGPVLHMPTSKENLKEKVPQSASDSYGHKQYPANQGQEVEYLVTGTHPYPPGPGVALTADTKIQRMPSESAAQSLAVALPASQARADANRPVPTGGEYRHPGAPDRAQPAGAVVMEGGNAKNSALMAKKAPTMPKPQWHPPWKLYRVISGHLGWVRCIAVEPGNQWFVTGSADRTIKIWDLASGKLKLSLTGHISTVRGVIVSTRSPYLFSCGEDKQVKCWDLEYNKVIRHYHGHLSAVYGLDLHPTIDVLVTCSRDSTARIWDVRTKASVHTLSGHTNAVATVRCQAAEPQIITGSHDTTIRLWDLVAGKTRVTLTNHKKSVRAVVLHPRHYTFASGSPDNIKQWKFPDGSFIQNLSGHNAIINTLTVNSDGVLVSGADNGTMHLWDWRTGYNFQRVHAAVQSGSLDSESGIFACAFDQSESRLLTAEADKTIKVYKEDDTATEETHPVSWKPEIIKRKRF, translated from the exons ATGGTCGAG GAGGTGCAGAAGCATTCTGTACACACGCTTGTGTTCAGGTCGTTGAAGAGAACCCATGACATGTTTGTGGCTGATAATGGAAAACCTGTGCCTTTGGATGAAGAGAG tcaCAAACGGAAAATGGCAATCAAGCTACGTAATGAATATGGTCCTGTGTTGCATATGCCTACTTccaaagaaaatcttaaagagaaaGTCCCTCAGAGTGCATCAGATTCATATGGACACAAACAGTACCCTGCCAATCAAG GACAAGAAGTTGAATATTTGGTGACAGGTACACATCCATATCCACCAGGACCTG GGGTTGCTTTGACAGCAGACACTAAGATCCAAAGAATGCCAAGTGAATCAGCTGCACAGTCCTTAGCTGTGGCATTACCTGCTTCTCAAGCCAG AGCTGATGCAAATCGTCCTGTGCCTACTGGAGGTGAATACCGACACCCCGGGGCTCCTGACCGCGCGCAGCCTGCGGGGGCG GTTGTTATGGAGGGTGGCAATGCCAAGAACTCTGCACTGATGGCTAAAAAAGCCCCTACAATGCCAAAACCCCAGTGGCACCCACCGTGGAAACTCTACAGA GTGATCAGTGGGCATCTTGGCTGGGTTCGATGTATTGCTGTGGAACCTGGAAATCAGTGGTTTGTTACTGGATCTGCTGACAGAACTATAAAG ATCTGGGACTTAGCTAGTGGCAAGTTGAAACTCTCATTAACTGGGCACATAAGCACGGTACGTGGTGTGATAGTGAGCACGAGGAGCCCGTACCTGTTCTCCTGTGGAGAAGACAAGCAAGTCAAATGCTGGGATCTCGAGTATAATAAG GTTATAAGGCACTATCATGGACATCTGAGTGCCGTGTACGGCTTGGATTTGCACCCGACCATCGATGTGCTGGTGACCTGTAGCCGAGACTCAACCGCACGG ATTTGGGATGTGAGAACTAAAGCCAGTGTACACACATTATCTGGACATACTAATGCGGTGGCTACAGTGAGGTGTCAGGCTGCGGAACCACAGATTATCACTG GAAGCCATGATACTACAATACGATTATGGGATTTGGTGGCTGGAAAAACAAGAGTCACATTAACAAATCACAAAAAATCAGTCAGAGCTGTGGTTTTACATCCAAGACA ttACACATTTGCATCTGGTTCTCCAGATAACATAAAACAGTGGAAATTCCCCGATGGAAGTTTCATTCAAAATCTTTCTGGTCACAATGCTATTATTAACACATTGACAGTAAATTCTGATGGAGTGCTTGTATCTGGAG CTGACAATGGCACTATGCATCTCTGGGACTGGAGAACTGGCTACAATTTCCAGAGGGTTCATGCAGCAGTGCAGTCTGGGTCTTTGGACAGTGAGTCAGGAATATTTGCTTGTGCTTTTGATCAGTCTGAAAGTCGATTACTAACTGCTGAAGCTGATAAAACCATAAAAGTGTACAAAGAGGATGATACAGCG acAGAAGAAACTCATCCAGTCAGCTGGAAGCCAGAAATTATTAAGAGAAAGAGATTTTGA